GCGGTGGACCTGGCCGGGGCGAAGGGCACGGACCGGGCGGACGGCGCCGCGCTGCTCGCGGGCGGCACCGTCCTCCTCTCCTGGGCCTTCGTGCAGGTGCTCTACGCCCACCACTACGCCCACGCCCACTGGCTGCGCGGCGAGGGGCTGGACTTTCCCGGCAACAGGGAACCCGACTTCCCGGAGTTCCTCTACTTCGCGATGACCGTGGGCATGACCGCCCAGGTCTCCGACGTCACCACCCGCTCCGCCGGGATGCGGCGGCTGGTGCTCGGGCACTCCATCCTGGCCTTCCTGTTCAATGCCGTGGTGGTGGCGGCGGCGGTGAACCTCGCGGCGGCGCTGGTGGGATAGGTTTCTTCGGGAGGCTCCGCCTCCCGCACCCACCGCCAGGGGGAAGAAAGAATTCTTCCCCCTGGAACCCCCATCATCTTCTTCTATCGGTTGGCCCCGTGGAGACCTGTTCCGCGCCGAGGGTCGATGACCCTCGGCGAGCCGCAAGCCCTGCATTCCGCGGCAGCCCTATAGAAGAAGATGAGGGTGGGGGTTCCAGGGGGAGGGAGAACTCCTTCTCCCTCCCCCTGGCCGTCATCAGCCCTTGCCCGGCTCCGCCAGGCCGCGGTGCATCTCCGCCACCACGGCGGAGGGCAGCACGTTCGCCACCGCCGACTGCAGCTTGTTCTTCAGCCCGTACACCACGTCGCCGTCGCCGCGCAGCATGGCCGCGAAGCCGGTTTTCGCCACCTCGGCCGGATCGTCCTTCTTCTGCTGGCCGACGGGCGTGTCCATCATGTCGCCGCGCTCGAAGAACTCCGTCTCCGTCGCGCCGGGCATGAGGCAGGTCACGCTGACCTGGGTCTCCTTCAGCTCGTTGCGGATGGCCCAGGAGAAGGAGTTCAGGAAGGCCTTGGTGCCGTTGTACACGGCCTGGAAGCTGCCGGGCATGAAGCCGGCGATAGAGCCGGTGATGAGGATGCGCCCGGCGTTCCGCGCGCGCATGCCCTGCCCGACCTTGTGGATCAGGTAGAGCGTGCCGGTGATGTTGGTGTCCACCACACCCCGGATGCGGTCGAAATCCTGGTCCAGGAAGGCGTGGCCGAGGCCGCGGCCGGCATTGGCCAGAAGCGCCTCCACCTCGCGCCCGTTGGTCGCGGCCAGCAGCTTGTCCACGCCCTCTGTGGTGGAGAGGTCGGCCTGCAACGCCTCCACCTTCGCGCCGGCGGCGCGCAGCTCGCTGGCGGCGGTCTCGATCTCCGGCTCGTCGGCCGCGATCAGCAGCTCGTAGCCGTGCTTCGCGGCCTCGCGCGCGAGTTCCAGCCCGATGCCGGTGGAGGCGCCTGTGACGATGGCGAGTGCCATGGTTCTTCTCTCCGAAGGGGTCAGGGCTTCAGGACGACCTTGATGCAGCCGTCCTTCTTGTCGCGGAAGGTCTTGTAGAGGTCCGGCCCGTCCTCCAGCCCCGCCGTGTGCGTGATGACGAAGGAGGGATCGATCTTCCCGTCCTGGATCATTCCCAGCAGCCGCGGCAGGTAGTGCTGCACGGGGGTCTGGGCCATTCGGAAGGTCAGGCCGCGATTGATGGCGGAGCCGAAGGGGATCTTGTCCAGGAGCCCGCCATAGACGCCGATGATGGAGACCGTGCCGAAGTTGCGGCAGCAATGGATCGCCTGGCGAAGCACGTGCGGACGGTCCGTGCCCATGAAGGTCGCGACCTTGATGCGGTCGATCACGGAATCGAAGCTTGCCGTGCCGTCCGCCTCGGTGCCGACCGCGTCGATGCAGGCATCGGCGCCGCGGCCCTTGGTCATCTCCTGGATGGCGTCGTAGATGTCCACCTCACGGAAGTCGAGCGTCTCCGCGCCGGCGGCCCGCGCGAGCGCCAGGCGCTCCGGCACGGTGTCAATCGCGATCACCCGCTCCGCGCCGAGGATGAAGGCGCTGCGGATCGCCATCTGGCCCACGGGGCCACAGCCCCAGATGGCGATCGTCTCGCCGCCCTGGATGTTGCAGAAATCCGCGCCCATGAAGCCGGTGGGGAAGATGTCGGAGAGGAACAGCACCTGCTCATCCGTCATCCCCTCGGGGATCTTGATCGGGCCGACATCGGCGTAGGGCACGCGCACGTACTCCGCCTGCCCGCCGGGGAAGCCGCCGAGAATGTGGGAGTAGCCGAACAGGCCGGCGGGCGAGTGGCCCCAGAGCTTCTCCGCCACCTTGGCATTGGGGTTGGACCGCTCGCAGCCGGAGAAGAACCCCTTCTGGCAGAAGAAGCACTCGCCGCAGGAGATGGTGAAGGGCACCACTACGCGGTCGCCGACCTTCAGCTTTTTGTTGTCCTTGCCGACCTCGACCACCTCGCCCATGCACTCGTGGCCGACGACGTCACCGCGCTCCATGCCCGGGATCATCCCGTCCATGATGTGCAGGTCCGAACCGCAGATGGCGCAGGACGTGACCTTGATGATGCAGTCGCGGCCGTCCTCGATCTTCGGGTCGGGCACCGTCTCGCAGCGCATGTCGCCCTTGCCGTGCCAGGTGATCGCCTTCATGCGCGTTTCCCTTCGAGATGTCTGAGAGAGGTCAGCCGTTCACCACGTCGCCACCGTTCGGATGCAGCACCTGCCCGTTGATGTAGGAGCTGTCCGAATCCGAGGCGAGAAAGATATAGGAGGGCGCGACCTCGTCCGGCTGCCCCGCACGGCCCATCTGGGCCGATGCGCCGTGCTCCGCCGTCTTCTCCGCGTCGAAGCTCGCGGGGATCAGCGGCGTCCAGATCGGCCCCGGCGCCACGGCGTTCACGCGGATCTTGCGCGCCTTGTAGAGCTGGTTCGACAGGCTGCGCGTGAAGGCGACGATGGCGCCTTTCGTGCTGGAGTAGTCGATCAGCTGCGGGCTGCCGCGATAGGCGGTGACGGAGGTGGTGTTCACGATCGAGGCCCCGTCCGGCATGTGCGGCAGCGCGAACTTCGCCATCCAGAAGTAGCCGAAGATGTTCGTGCGGAAGGTCCGCTCCACCTGCGCCGGGTCGATGTCCGCCAGGTACTCGCAGACGTGCTGCTCGGCAGCGTTGTTCACCAGCACGTCGATCCGCCCGCCGAGGAAGGAGACCGCCTTCTCCACCGCCTGCTTGGCGAAGGTCACCTCGCCCACGTCGCCCGCGATGGCCTCGCAGCGCCGCCCGGCGGCCTCCACCAGCCGCTTCGTCTCCGCCGCGTCCCCGTGCTCGTCCTTGTAGAGGATGACGACGTCCGCACCCTCCTTGGCGAAGCCCACCGCCACGGCGCGCCCAATGCCGGAATCCCCTCCCGTCACCAGCGCCTTCCTGCCCTCCAACTTGCCCGAACCCTTCCAGTCCTCCATGGCCGAGCGAGGGCGCGGCGTCATCTCGCTCTCGATGCCGGGCTGATGGGCCTGCTGCTGCGGCGGCTGGGGCGGCTTCGGGTTCTCGCTCATGCGCAGCTCCTTGAGGGCGCTGCCAGAACGGCTCCCACATGGGCACGGTTGCGCGATTCGACGCGGGTGACGAAACGCGATGCCAGTGCCGAGCGATGGATTATCTTATGTTGATGCGCGGGTTGGCCCCTAAGGGGCTTCGCCCCCTGGACCCCCACCAGGAGGCTGAGCCTCCTGGACCTGCATCGGGCTACCGCGGAACTGACGGGACGCGTCAGCTCTCTACGACCGGCACCCTTCCTGCCCTTGCAGTCGCCTCGGCTCCAAGAGCCGAGGCGCACCGTCAGCCGGGCAAAGGCCAAAGCCTAGAAGAAGATGATGGTGAGGGGTCC
This genomic window from Pararoseomonas sp. SCSIO 73927 contains:
- a CDS encoding DUF1345 domain-containing protein; this encodes MTLPRLGRRPILIGALAAGALGWAAAWSTGSRGAATWLFAWDAAALAYIGAVLVALWSADPDRMRKRAEELDEDQWVILLLSVVASLASLAAVAVDLAGAKGTDRADGAALLAGGTVLLSWAFVQVLYAHHYAHAHWLRGEGLDFPGNREPDFPEFLYFAMTVGMTAQVSDVTTRSAGMRRLVLGHSILAFLFNAVVVAAAVNLAAALVG
- a CDS encoding SDR family NAD(P)-dependent oxidoreductase, with translation MALAIVTGASTGIGLELAREAAKHGYELLIAADEPEIETAASELRAAGAKVEALQADLSTTEGVDKLLAATNGREVEALLANAGRGLGHAFLDQDFDRIRGVVDTNITGTLYLIHKVGQGMRARNAGRILITGSIAGFMPGSFQAVYNGTKAFLNSFSWAIRNELKETQVSVTCLMPGATETEFFERGDMMDTPVGQQKKDDPAEVAKTGFAAMLRGDGDVVYGLKNKLQSAVANVLPSAVVAEMHRGLAEPGKG
- a CDS encoding zinc-dependent alcohol dehydrogenase, producing MKAITWHGKGDMRCETVPDPKIEDGRDCIIKVTSCAICGSDLHIMDGMIPGMERGDVVGHECMGEVVEVGKDNKKLKVGDRVVVPFTISCGECFFCQKGFFSGCERSNPNAKVAEKLWGHSPAGLFGYSHILGGFPGGQAEYVRVPYADVGPIKIPEGMTDEQVLFLSDIFPTGFMGADFCNIQGGETIAIWGCGPVGQMAIRSAFILGAERVIAIDTVPERLALARAAGAETLDFREVDIYDAIQEMTKGRGADACIDAVGTEADGTASFDSVIDRIKVATFMGTDRPHVLRQAIHCCRNFGTVSIIGVYGGLLDKIPFGSAINRGLTFRMAQTPVQHYLPRLLGMIQDGKIDPSFVITHTAGLEDGPDLYKTFRDKKDGCIKVVLKP
- a CDS encoding SDR family oxidoreductase translates to MSENPKPPQPPQQQAHQPGIESEMTPRPRSAMEDWKGSGKLEGRKALVTGGDSGIGRAVAVGFAKEGADVVILYKDEHGDAAETKRLVEAAGRRCEAIAGDVGEVTFAKQAVEKAVSFLGGRIDVLVNNAAEQHVCEYLADIDPAQVERTFRTNIFGYFWMAKFALPHMPDGASIVNTTSVTAYRGSPQLIDYSSTKGAIVAFTRSLSNQLYKARKIRVNAVAPGPIWTPLIPASFDAEKTAEHGASAQMGRAGQPDEVAPSYIFLASDSDSSYINGQVLHPNGGDVVNG